In a genomic window of Mycolicibacterium neoaurum VKM Ac-1815D:
- a CDS encoding lasso RiPP family leader peptide-containing protein gives MANVNAKAWSKPVVTDLGSVSELTKAGAGSRRDRTQRGGGVIEPPGPPRP, from the coding sequence ATGGCAAATGTGAATGCAAAAGCATGGAGCAAGCCGGTTGTGACCGACCTCGGCTCGGTAAGTGAGCTGACCAAGGCCGGCGCGGGTAGTCGTCGCGACCGCACCCAGCGTGGCGGCGGCGTGATCGAGCCGCCCGGACCGCCGCGGCCGTAG
- a CDS encoding aKG-HExxH-type peptide beta-hydroxylase, which yields MPGELESRLRCTDHDQLALDAYREELVKLFKLAGLTAITRNLVPPCDERSIREVIGDLGTAGHPIASAPLFEYVTCALRDAVTKNTHTPEGLGAFILAARDCRDTPSAVKLVAPEHLSTYKVILDEVVASQDDIESRSVTATLLNDTATSDYVQRCVDLIDRHVPHDLVELSTFANTVVAFDHPDVSGTSVAGATGLIFIRPEDRTIDTIDHLIHEWSHNKFETILHTHRLWTDDERLHHSPIRGTPRPLYGVFHAIYVLLVVSEAMVHLMHVDELGDDASRKIDSFVTECDASLRALSDEPSLTEHGHKFVDLCLHWAETISKERSAA from the coding sequence ATGCCAGGCGAACTCGAGTCACGCCTCAGATGCACCGACCACGATCAGCTCGCATTAGATGCGTATCGCGAGGAACTCGTCAAACTGTTCAAACTCGCTGGCCTCACTGCGATTACACGAAACCTGGTACCGCCGTGTGACGAACGGAGCATCCGAGAGGTCATCGGCGATCTTGGAACAGCCGGTCACCCGATTGCCAGCGCACCGCTGTTCGAGTACGTGACGTGCGCGCTGCGCGATGCGGTCACCAAGAACACCCACACACCTGAAGGTCTTGGTGCTTTCATCCTGGCGGCGAGGGACTGTCGAGACACACCTTCCGCTGTCAAGCTGGTGGCGCCTGAGCACCTAAGCACGTACAAGGTGATCCTCGACGAGGTCGTGGCGAGTCAGGATGATATCGAATCACGTTCGGTTACAGCCACTTTGCTCAACGACACAGCCACTTCAGATTATGTGCAGCGTTGCGTTGATCTAATTGATCGGCACGTCCCTCACGACCTTGTCGAGCTTTCGACCTTCGCCAACACCGTGGTTGCTTTTGACCATCCAGATGTCAGCGGCACCAGTGTCGCGGGTGCAACTGGACTCATCTTCATTCGTCCGGAAGACCGGACAATTGACACCATTGACCACCTGATTCACGAGTGGTCACATAACAAGTTTGAAACCATCCTTCACACGCATCGGCTCTGGACTGACGACGAGCGTCTCCACCACTCGCCTATACGCGGCACGCCGCGGCCCCTCTACGGCGTTTTTCACGCCATTTACGTGCTGCTCGTCGTCAGCGAAGCGATGGTCCACCTCATGCACGTTGATGAACTCGGGGATGATGCGTCACGAAAGATCGATTCGTTCGTGACTGAGTGCGACGCGTCGTTGAGAGCGTTGTCCGACGAACCTAGTCTGACCGAACACGGGCACAAGTTCGTGGACCTGTGCTTGCACTGGGCCGAGACGATCTCGAAGGAGCGGTCAGCGGCATGA
- a CDS encoding ABC transporter ATP-binding protein, translating to MTGIKRLPPYLGFAWRLLVSLRKRDWTALLLLSLMLAAAPLATLFIIQFLVDYVADNQGSGFTLWTASIWAPILIYFFINVVADSAETLQLLQITLLRDQVAFEIQRRTLHKSLSHHDLGIYDDQELKALRTLANDATADGQYLIQLVSNMLTGLLLVIPTLAIAGSLGLWIPLVILATTVPATLMQLRYEGKSWDVEQEHVGLNNRIQETRAAMLNPRFAVDIRTYLMHLKLLPRWTSDALELLRLRRGVRTRGAYLVLGLALLSGFGLLVPYGYVIQEALTGQASVGTLALFIGLIPELRRSLFIVFGNASEMVGAAKQLDGLRQYELTTPRIPLDPESPALGISTHPHAPAIELQNVSFNYAVDGTAKALDSVSLALPPGSSTLIVGANGAGKTTVSKLVSRLYDPTAGTVLVDNTDLRTIPVLKHRQRTAVLAQDPARLPLSIRDALTFDVPDVTDEDLIEVLTRVGLGDKLAQARNGLDTELSTTLNAGVDLSGGQWQRLAIARFLLVLPHKGLAVIDEPTTALDPLADRRLSTQILDQCRGKTVVIVSHRLHIAPHVDRVVVMSAGQIVASGPHHELIVSAPEYREMYEASEDHSTESEHASS from the coding sequence ATGACTGGAATCAAGCGACTTCCGCCTTACTTGGGCTTTGCGTGGCGATTGCTCGTCAGCCTGCGCAAACGCGACTGGACTGCGCTGCTACTGCTGTCACTCATGCTCGCAGCCGCTCCCCTAGCGACTCTGTTCATCATTCAGTTCCTCGTTGACTATGTCGCGGATAATCAAGGCAGCGGGTTCACGCTCTGGACCGCCAGCATCTGGGCGCCCATCCTTATCTACTTCTTCATCAATGTGGTTGCCGATTCGGCAGAAACACTGCAGCTTCTGCAGATCACACTCCTGCGCGACCAGGTGGCGTTTGAGATTCAACGTCGCACCCTCCACAAGTCGCTATCGCACCACGACCTCGGCATCTACGACGATCAAGAGCTCAAAGCGTTGCGGACACTGGCAAATGACGCCACAGCAGATGGCCAGTACCTTATCCAACTCGTCTCGAACATGCTGACAGGTCTTCTGCTGGTCATACCGACCCTAGCCATCGCAGGATCACTCGGCCTGTGGATTCCACTGGTCATCCTCGCCACCACCGTTCCCGCCACGCTGATGCAGCTCCGCTATGAAGGCAAATCCTGGGATGTCGAGCAAGAGCACGTGGGGCTGAACAATCGCATCCAAGAGACACGTGCAGCGATGCTCAATCCGCGTTTCGCGGTGGATATTCGCACATACCTCATGCACCTGAAGCTGCTACCAAGGTGGACCTCAGATGCCTTGGAGCTGCTTCGGTTGCGGCGCGGTGTCCGCACTCGCGGAGCCTATCTAGTACTTGGGCTCGCGCTGCTGAGCGGATTCGGCCTACTGGTTCCCTACGGCTACGTCATCCAAGAGGCACTTACTGGCCAGGCGTCCGTGGGCACGCTGGCACTGTTCATAGGCCTCATTCCTGAACTTCGGCGGAGCTTGTTCATCGTCTTTGGGAACGCGAGCGAGATGGTCGGCGCGGCCAAGCAGCTCGACGGACTTCGCCAGTACGAGCTGACCACTCCGCGCATACCGTTGGATCCTGAATCGCCCGCGCTGGGCATCTCGACACACCCACACGCTCCAGCCATAGAACTTCAGAACGTCTCCTTCAATTACGCAGTTGATGGCACCGCGAAAGCTCTCGACTCCGTCTCGCTGGCGCTTCCACCAGGATCATCGACACTCATTGTCGGTGCCAATGGCGCCGGTAAGACGACAGTGAGCAAACTGGTGAGTCGTCTCTACGACCCCACGGCCGGCACCGTCCTGGTGGACAACACCGACCTGCGCACCATTCCAGTCCTGAAGCATCGGCAGCGCACCGCGGTCCTGGCCCAAGATCCCGCACGGCTGCCACTCTCCATTCGGGACGCCCTGACATTCGACGTCCCGGATGTCACTGACGAGGATCTGATCGAAGTACTTACCCGAGTCGGCCTCGGCGACAAGCTCGCCCAAGCTCGCAACGGTCTCGACACCGAACTATCGACCACGCTGAACGCAGGCGTCGATCTCTCTGGCGGTCAATGGCAACGCTTGGCAATCGCACGATTCCTTCTTGTTCTGCCCCATAAGGGTTTGGCAGTTATCGACGAGCCGACCACAGCGCTGGACCCACTCGCTGATCGTCGGCTCAGCACGCAGATTCTTGACCAATGCCGAGGAAAGACTGTGGTGATCGTCAGTCACCGGCTCCACATCGCACCACATGTGGACCGCGTCGTCGTCATGAGCGCCGGCCAGATAGTTGCATCCGGCCCTCACCACGAACTCATCGTCAGCGCTCCCGAGTACCGCGAAATGTACGAAGCCTCAGAGGATCACAGTACAGAGTCCGAACACGCTTCATCATAG
- a CDS encoding PqqD family protein: protein MTTVNSTSLITRVDYVEFIELDADRGVILDPKAGSYFEFNATGGAIWKLLGQPSTPSDIAQQLSRDFGDVIDNDVSEFLQQLADRGLVVTAA, encoded by the coding sequence GTGACCACCGTAAACAGCACATCGCTCATCACCCGGGTCGACTATGTCGAGTTCATCGAGCTCGATGCCGATCGGGGCGTCATCCTTGACCCGAAAGCCGGGTCATACTTTGAGTTCAATGCCACCGGCGGTGCAATATGGAAGCTCCTTGGGCAACCTTCGACGCCCAGTGACATCGCGCAGCAGCTGTCAAGAGACTTCGGAGACGTCATCGACAATGACGTCAGCGAGTTCCTCCAACAACTCGCCGACCGCGGACTTGTTGTTACAGCGGCATAG
- a CDS encoding aldo-keto reductase family protein: MIDVSRIVIGTANFHPYRWDSHGRALVNDADAAAIICLAAEMGFAGVDSADGYGFGAAERTLARNRHLLMKMGPMAVTTKVGYNFYNRRYHAGRWIGRHFQRLPSDAVVPFDSGKELSPDYLLFAAAQSHDRLDGMRMNLLIHCPELTELRQLRSSGTFELLNQLPYVLKVGVSVKLPEEVFESLKIDSLGIVQVPAATLCSRAMELALHTARQRNITVLVNQPFHGGSEVVARARAARQIEPELSAASAAGLAAHKILADILARDCLDHVVAGVSSSAQLLNMITAGGASDHLCAPATSSRRGAVAGVRID, translated from the coding sequence ATGATTGACGTCAGTCGAATCGTTATCGGCACTGCGAACTTTCATCCGTATCGATGGGATTCGCACGGTCGCGCCCTTGTGAACGATGCGGATGCAGCAGCGATCATCTGCCTCGCGGCAGAAATGGGATTCGCGGGAGTGGATTCAGCGGACGGGTACGGCTTCGGCGCCGCCGAACGCACACTCGCGCGTAACCGCCATCTCCTGATGAAGATGGGGCCGATGGCCGTAACCACGAAAGTCGGCTACAACTTTTACAACCGCCGATACCACGCCGGACGGTGGATTGGTCGCCACTTTCAACGACTCCCGTCCGATGCCGTCGTGCCGTTCGATTCGGGCAAGGAGCTGTCGCCCGACTACCTCCTATTCGCGGCCGCGCAATCCCACGACAGGCTGGACGGCATGCGTATGAACCTTCTCATCCATTGCCCAGAACTCACCGAACTGAGGCAGTTGCGAAGCTCAGGCACATTCGAGCTGCTGAACCAGCTCCCGTACGTGCTGAAGGTCGGAGTTTCAGTGAAACTTCCGGAAGAGGTCTTCGAGTCGCTGAAAATCGATAGCCTTGGCATCGTCCAGGTCCCCGCGGCGACGCTCTGCAGCCGCGCAATGGAACTGGCGCTTCACACTGCGCGGCAACGAAACATCACGGTTCTGGTTAACCAGCCCTTTCACGGTGGAAGCGAGGTGGTAGCACGCGCGCGTGCAGCCCGTCAGATCGAACCAGAATTATCCGCCGCGTCGGCCGCCGGACTCGCCGCTCACAAGATTCTGGCCGATATCCTTGCCAGAGATTGCCTGGACCACGTCGTCGCCGGCGTTAGTAGCAGCGCCCAGTTACTCAACATGATCACCGCAGGAGGTGCGTCC